Genomic window (Methanocella sp.):
ACCATCGTGGCCTCCAACTCGTCCACGAAGTCCTCGTTCAAGATCCTTACAACTTCATCCTTATCCATGGTCATTCTCCTGGTTATCGTCATCTTACGATTGTACTGATAACTGTATAATTGTTCTATACTATACGAACGATAATATAGCTTGCGGTTGTTAACAGCGATGATTCGTAGAGTTGATATGAAAAAGGTAAAAGAAAGCGGGCAGCAGGAGCATTTCCTATGGCTACGCGCTTTCCAAAAATCCTTACGCTCCTTTTACGGTCATGCAAGGTCGAAGCGATCGAGGTCCATGACCTTGGCCCAGGCGACCACGAAGTCCCGGACGAACTTGTCCTCGGCGTCCGCGCTTCCGTAGACCTCGGCCAGAGCCCGGAGCTGGGAATTAGAGCCGAAGACGAGGTCGACCCGCGTGCCCGTCCACTTGACTTCGCCCGTCTTGCGATCGCGCCCTTCGAACAGGTCCGCCGCTTCCGAGACCGGCTTCCACTCCGTGCACATGTCGAGCAGGTTCACGAAGAAGTCGTTGGTGAGCGCCTCCGGGCGGCGGGTAAAGACGCCATGCCGGGTTTGTCCAAAGTTCGTATTCAGCACGCGCATGCCGCCCACGAGCACCGTCATCTCGGGCGCGGTCAGGGTCAGCAACTGCGCTCTGTCGACCAGAAGCTCTTCGGCGGACACGGCGTATTTGGTCTTCTGGTAGTTGCGGAAGCCATCCGCCTTCGGCTCGAGCACGGCAAAGGAGGCCGCATCGGTCTGTTCCTGCGAGGCATCCATGCGGCCCGGCGTGAAGGGGACCTTCACCTTGTGGCCGGCATTCTTCGCCGCCTGCTCGACGCCGGAGCAGCCGGCCAGGACGATCACGTCGGCCAGCGATACCTTCCTGCCGCCCGTCGCCGTCCGATTGAACTCGTCCTGGATGCCCTCCAGGACCTTGAGTACCTTCGCCAGCCGGACAGGCTGGTTGACTTCCCAGTCCTTCTGCGGTGCCAGGCGAATGCGGGCGCCGTTCGCTCCACCGCGCTTGTCGCCACCGCGGAATGTGGATGCCGACGCCCAGGCGGTCGAGACCAGTTCCGCCACGGACAGGCCTGAAGCCAGGATCTTGGCTTTGAGGGTATTGATGTCCTTTGCGCCGATCAGCTTATGGTTGACGGCGGGGATGGGGTCCTGCCAGATGAGCTCTTCCGCCGGAACCTCCGGGCCGAGATAGCGTGCCCGCGGGCCCATATCCCGGTGCGTCAGTTTGAACCACGCCCTTGCGAACGCCTCCGCGAGCTGCTCCGGGTGTTCCAGGAAGCGCCGCGAGATCTTTTCATAGGCAGGGTCGAACCTCAAGGCGAGGTCTGTGGTCAGCATGCCCGGCGCACGACGCTTAGACGGGTCGTGGGGGTCAGGCACGGTGCCTGCGCCCCCTTCGCCCTTGGGCTTCCACTGTTTCGCGCCGGCCGGGCTCGTGGTAAGCTCCCATTCGTAGTCGAACAGGTTATGGAAGAAGTTGTTACTCCACTGGGTGGGCGTCTGGGTCCAGATGACCTCCGGGCCGCCGGTGATCGTGTCATTGCCTTTGCCCGTGCCGAACTTGTTCTTCCAGCCCAGGCCCTGTTCCTCGAGGGGAGCGGCTTCCGGCTCGGGGCCCACGTGCGATGGATGAGCGGCGCCGTGCGTCTTACCGAAGGCGTGGCCGCCCGCGATGAGGGCCACCGTCTCTTCATCGTTCATCGCCATGCGCGCGAAGACCTCCCGGATATCCTTCGCCGCGAGAAGCGGGTCAGGGTTGCCGTTCGGGCCTTCCGGGTTCACGTAGATCAAGCCCATCTGCACGGCAGCCAGGGGATTTTCGAGTTCCCGGTCGCCGGAGTAGCGCTTGTCGCCAAGCCATTCCCCCTCGGAGCCCCAGTAGACGTCCTTATCCGGCTCCCAGACGTCCTCGCGCCCGCCGCCGAAGCCGAATGTCTTGAAGCCCATCGATTCCA
Coding sequences:
- the katG gene encoding catalase/peroxidase HPI, with product MSEDSRCPVTGMTSKQAIGRGRSNRDWWPNQLDLDILHQHSPMSNPMGEDFNYAKEFKSLDLAAVKKDLRELMTQSQDWWPADFGHYGPLFIRMAWHSAGTYRMGDGRGGAGHGTQRFAPLNSWPDNANLDKARRLLWPIKQKYGRKISWADLMILAGNVALESMGFKTFGFGGGREDVWEPDKDVYWGSEGEWLGDKRYSGDRELENPLAAVQMGLIYVNPEGPNGNPDPLLAAKDIREVFARMAMNDEETVALIAGGHAFGKTHGAAHPSHVGPEPEAAPLEEQGLGWKNKFGTGKGNDTITGGPEVIWTQTPTQWSNNFFHNLFDYEWELTTSPAGAKQWKPKGEGGAGTVPDPHDPSKRRAPGMLTTDLALRFDPAYEKISRRFLEHPEQLAEAFARAWFKLTHRDMGPRARYLGPEVPAEELIWQDPIPAVNHKLIGAKDINTLKAKILASGLSVAELVSTAWASASTFRGGDKRGGANGARIRLAPQKDWEVNQPVRLAKVLKVLEGIQDEFNRTATGGRKVSLADVIVLAGCSGVEQAAKNAGHKVKVPFTPGRMDASQEQTDAASFAVLEPKADGFRNYQKTKYAVSAEELLVDRAQLLTLTAPEMTVLVGGMRVLNTNFGQTRHGVFTRRPEALTNDFFVNLLDMCTEWKPVSEAADLFEGRDRKTGEVKWTGTRVDLVFGSNSQLRALAEVYGSADAEDKFVRDFVVAWAKVMDLDRFDLA